In Pseudomonas sp. ADAK2, the genomic window CAAGCGCCTGCAAGAGGCGCTGGAGCTGATTGATGTGCGGGTGCTTGATCACTTTATCGTTGGGGATGGGGATCCGCTGTCCATGGCCGAGTACGGCTGGATGTAAACCTTGGCTGGCCTTCTCCACCCGTAGAAGCTGCCGAAGGCTGCGATCTTTTGATTTTGTTTTTCAGGTCAAAAGATCGCAGCCTCGTTTCACTCGGCAGCTACAGGGGGGTTACTTGAGATTGACCTTCGAGTAATCCTGGCGGCCAAACGGGCTGACCGAGTAACCCTGCACATCCTTGCGCGTCAACGCGAACGCAGTCGGATGCGCCAGCGGCAGCCACAACGCCTGTTGCTGAATCTGCGCCTGAGCCTGTTCATACAGCTTGGTGCGCACGCCTTGTTCGCTGGTGGTCTTGCCGGCGCTGATCAGCTTGTCCAGGTCCTGGTTGCAGTAACGGGCGAAGTTGGTGCCAGACTTGACCGCGGCGCAGGAAAACTGCGGCGTGAGGAAGTTGTCCGGGTCACCGTTGTCGCCAGCCCAGCCCATGAACAGCAGGTCATGCTCGCCGGCCTTGGCGCGACGGATCAGTTCGCCCCATTCGATCACGCGGATTTCGGCCTGAATGCCGATTTCCGCCAAGTCAGATTGCAGCAACTGCGCGCCGAGGCTCGGGTTGGGGTTCAGCAAACTGCCGGAAGGACGGGTCCAGATGGTGGTCTGGAAACCGTCCTTGAGCCCGGCTTTGGCCATCAATGCCTTGGCCTTGGCCACGTCGTGCGGATAGCCCGGCAGGCCTTTGGCGTAACTCCAGGTGTTCGGCGGATAAGGGCCGTTGGCGGCTTCGGCGGTGTCTTCGAACACGGCTTTTAGGTAGTTGGCTTTGTCGAACGCGAGGTTGATCGCCTGACGCACTTCAGGCTTGTCCAGCGGCGGATGCTGGCTGTTGATGCCGACGAAAGCGGTCATGAACGCGTCAGTCTTTTCCACTTTCAGCGTCGGCTCCTGCTTGGCGGCCACCACATCCAGCGGCTTGGGCGACAGGGCGATCTGGCACTCGTTGCGACGCAATTTCTGCAGGCGCACGTTGGCGTCCGGGGTGATGGCGAAGATCAGCGGGTCCACCGACGGCTTGCCGCCGAAGTAGTCCGGGTTGGCCTTGTAGCGAATCGACGCGTCCTTCTGGAAGCGAGTAAAGACGAACGGGCCGCTGCCGATCGGCTGGCTGTTGAGCTTTTCCGGGGTGCCGGCCTTCAGCAGTTTGTCGGCGTACTCGGCCGAATAGATCGAGGCGAAGCCCATGCTCAACGTGGCGAGGAAGGTCGAATCCGGATGATCGAGGGTGAAGCGCACGGTCAGAGGGTCGAGGGCGTCGATCTTTTTGATCAGTGCCGGCAGTTGCATCGACTGGGCATGGGGGAAGCCGCTCTGGGCGACTTTGTGCCACGGGTGTGCCGGGTCGAGCATGCGGTCGAAGCTGAATTTCACGTCTTCGGCGCTCAGCTCGCGGGTCGGGCTGAAGTAGTCGGTTTTGTGGAATTTCACCTGCGGGTGCAATTTGAAGACGTAGCTCAGGCCGTCGGGCGAGACTTCCCAGCTGTCCGCGAGGCTTGCGACCACTTTGCCGCTGGCGGTATCGAAGTCCACCAGGCGATTCATCAGTACATCGGCCGAGGCGTTGGTGGTGGTCAGCGAGTTGTATTGCACCACGTCGAACCCTTCAGGGCTGGCCTCGGTGCAGACGGTCAGGGCGGCGGCTTGGGCCAGCGGGCTCAGTAGCAGTGGGGCAAGCAGCAGCGGTAGGGCAGCGAGGCGCATGGTCGGATTCCTTTACAGATCGAAGGCCCATCTGCAAGTGCAGTCTGGAAAAGGCCTACCCTAGTGGGCTCTTTTGCAAATGACTATCCCCATTTTCATTTTGGGGCGACTATAGGCGCCTTATTTGGGTGTGCGCGGTTTCACGAAGCCCTGGATTGGCGTGTTGGCCGATGTTCTGCGACGAGCGGTCGCCATCGACGATAGCCTTTGTCCAAGGCGCTCGTAGCCCGGAAAATGGGCTTTTTGTGAATTCATCGCACACTGAATGTTGTTGCTCTCTGGTCTTTCTGGTATAAAGCAGCGCTCTTTTCTAGGGGCCCGGTTCCTTCACTGTAGGTGTAGCCGGTAAGACCTCTAAAGAAACGCGGCGCCTGGCGCCAAATGACTGAGAGATTAAGCGGCCAACCCATGCCGGGTTGGGCATGTGGTTTTAGAGGGCTGAGGCATGTCGAGAGTCTGTCAAGTTACCGGTAAGGGTCCGGTGACTGGGAATAACATTTCCCACGCAAACAACAAAACCCGTCGTCGTTTCCTGCCGAACCTGCAGCATCACCGCTTCTGGGTTGAAGAAGAGAAACGTTTCGTGCGTCTGCGCGTATCTGCCAAAGGCATGCGTATTATCGACAAGCGTGGCATCACTGTCGTGCTGGCCGAAATCCGCAAAGCCGGCAAGATCTAAGGGAGCTAATCATGCGTGAATTGATTCGAATGATTTCTAGCGCCGGTACTGGTCACTTCTACACTACCGACAAGAACAAGCGTACTACTCCGGACAAGCTCGAAAAGCGCATGTTCGATCCGCGCGTTCGTAAGCACGTGATGTACAAAGAAGGCAAGATCAAGTAATTGATCTTTCTCTCTTACAAAAAAGGCCCGTATCGCGAGATACGGGCCTTTTTTGTTGCTTGATGGTTTCGCTTTAACCGCAGATGAGTTCCAGCACTTCATTGCGGTCGTTGACCAGCACCCTTACGCGATCAGGCTTGGGCAAGAGGTTGAACATATCCTCGGGCCGTTCCAGGCGATGTTTCTGCACACCGGCAGCCAGGCGAATGGCGTCCAGGGTTTCAGGGGTGGCTACTTGGCCGATGGCGAATGTTGCGGCGTTGATATTGCATTGGGCAGTCATGATGCATCCTTGCTTGTTCAAGTGTTAAGGCGCTCGAGGGTCAAAACCTGGCAACACATCCTGTGTCGCCACTGACCTTGACGTTGAATGACTCGGCGCGGCCCGCAAGCTTCGCTCAGAAGGACAGCCCGTGTCCTGCTGGTATCGTCACCGTCTGTTTCGACTCAAGCCTTCTGTTCAAACACCACATAAATCTTGCGGCACGCTTCCAGCACTTCCCAGGTTCCGCGAAAGCCTGCCGGGATCACAAAGCGATCACCCACCCGCAACGTCTTGCTGTTGCCATCGTTGTCGCGCAGCACTGACACGCCCTGAACGATTTCGCAGTATTCATGCTCGGTGTAATTCACCAGCCACTGGCCGATTTCGCCTTCCCACACGCCGGCGCTCATCTGCCCGCAGGGGCTGTTGTAGTGGTTGTACACCGCTTGCTCGGGGTCGCCCTTGAGGACTTTCGCCGGGTCCGGCCGATAGCGATCGGGCTGGGTGGTGGCTTGGTTGAAGTCGACGACATCCTGGATATTCATTTTGTTCTAATCCCCCGTGATTGCGGCGTATGTGGCTGGAAAGGCCAAAGTCTATGTTTATTAAAATGAACACTGCAAGGCCGTTTGCCGACCTTGTGTCAAATATATTGAAACAACCCCGGCCACTGGTTTAGGGTGGCAGGTGCCTTGGGCCGATAGCAGGCTGGCCGGGCAGAATTCCTGACTGCACCCGCGACCAACGCTGGGGCACTCGTATTCAACAAGAGGAGGACACTCGAATGACCACCCTGACTCGTGCCGACTGGGAACAACGGGCTCGCGATCTGAAGATCGAAGGCCGTGCCTACATCAATGGCGAATACACCGATGCCGTCTCCAGTGAGACCTTCGAGTGCATCAGCCCGGTCGATGGCCGTCTGCTGGGCAAGATTGCCAGCTGTGACGCCGCCGACGCCCAGCGCGCCGTGGAAAACGCCCGCGCCACCTTCAATTCCGGCGTCTGGTCACGCCTGGCGCCGACCAAACGCAAAGCCACCATGATTCGTTTTGCCGGCCTGCTCAAGCAGCACGCCGAAGAGTTGGCCCTGCTTGAAACCCTGGACATGGGCAAGCCGATCAGCGATTCCCTGTACATCGACGTTCCCGGCGCGGCGCAAGCCCTGAGCTGGAGCGGCGAAGCCATCGACAAGATCTACGACGAAGTGGCCGCGACTCCCCATGACCAATTGGGTCTGGTAACCCGCGAGCCTGTGGGCGTCGTCGGCGCCATCGTGCCGTGGAACTTCCCGTTGATGATGGCCTGCTGGAAACTCGGCCCGGCGCTTTCCACCGGTAACTCGGTGATCCTCAAGCCGTCGGAAAAATCCCCACTGACCGCCATCCGCATCGCCGCGCTGGCTGTTGAAGCCGGTATCCCGAAAGGCGTGCTCAACGTGCTGCCAGGCTACGGCCACACCGTCGGCAAGGCCCTGGCCCTGCACAACGACGTGGACACCCTGGTGTTCACCGGTTCGACCAAGATCGCCAAGCAGTTGCTGATCTACTCCGGCGAATCGAACATGAAGCGCGTCTGGCTCGAAGCCGGCGGCAAGAGCCCGAACATCGTGTTCGCCGATGCTCCGGACCTGCAAGCTGCCGCCGAATCCGCCGCCAGCGCCATCGCCTTCAACCAGGGCGAAGTCTGCACCGCCGGTTCGCGCCTGTTAGTCGAGCGTTCGATCAAGGACACCTTCCTGCCGCTGGTCATCGAAGCGCTGAAAACCTGGAAGCCAGGCAATCCGCTGGATCCGGCGACCAACGTCGGCGCGCTGGTGGACACCCAGCAGATGAATACCGTGCTGTCTTACATCGAATCCGGCCACACCGACGGCGCCAAACTGGTGGCGGGCGGCAAACGCATTCTTCAGGAAACCGGTGGCACCTACGTTGAGCCGACGATTTTCGATGGCGTGAACAACGCGATGAAAATCGCCCAGGAAGAGATCTTTGGCCCAGTGTTGTCGGTCATCGCTTTCGACACTGCCGAAGAAGCCATCGCGATTGCCAACGACACGCCGTACGGCCTGGCCGCAGCGGTATGGACCAAGGACATCTCCAAGGCACACCTGACCGCCAAGGCGCTGCGTGCCGGTAGTGTATGGGTCAACCAGTATGACGGCGGCGACATGACGGCACCGTTCGGTGGTTTCAAACAGTCGGGCAACGGTCGCGACAAGTCGCTGCACGCGTTCGACAAGTACACCGAACTGAAGGCGACCTGGATCAAGCTGTAAGTCGCTAAAGCCTGTGGTGTTGCTGATGACGCTTTCGCGGGCAAGCCTCGCTCCTATGGAGATCGCGTAGGGCGGGGCGCCGCGGTACCACAGGTCTGTCGCCGCAGCCGGACTTTCCTCAGGGAAAGCTCCGGCTGTGTCGTCTCTGTTGTTTGAAAAATAATATCCACAGGAGCGTGGAACATGCGTTGGGCGACTTATTTCGCCGTGTTGGCGTCTGTCTTGAGTGTCGGCCTGGCCCTGGGTGTCAGCATGCCGCTGGTGTCGTTTCGCCTGGAAAGCTGGGGTTACGGTTCGTTTGCAATTGGTGTGATGGCGGCGATGCCGGCCATTGGCGTGCTGCTGGGGGCGAAGATTTCCAGTCATCTGGCCGCGCATTTCGGCACGGCTAATCTGATGCGCCTGTGCCTGTGGGCCGGCGCGGTGTCCATCGGTTTGCTGGCGCTGTTGCCGAGTTATCCGATCTGGTTGGTGTTGCGCCTGATGATCGGGGTGATTCTGACCCTGGTGTTTATCCTCGGTGAAAGCTGGATCAACCAACTGGTGGTCGAAAAGTGGCGCGGGCGGCTGGTGGCGTTGTATGGCAGCAGTTATGCCTTGAGCCAACTGGGCGGACCGTTGCTGTTGGGCGCGCTGGGCACCGAGCACGATTACGGTTTCTGGGTCGGCGTCGGCTTGCTGCTGACAGCGCCGTTGTTGCTGCTGGGCCGTAGCGGTGCGCCGAGCAGTGAAGCCAGCAGCGTGACATTTGGCGATTTATGGACCTTCTGCCGCGGGTTGCCGGCGATTGCCTGGGCGGTGTCGCTGTTCGCCGCGTTCGAAGCGATGATCCTGACCTTGCTGCCGGTGTATTGCCTGCGTCAGGGTTTCACTGCGGAAATCGCCCTGGCGATGGTCAGTACCGTGGTGGTCGGCGATGCCTTGCTGCAACTGCCCATCGGTGCGCTGGCGGATCGGCTGTCCCGGCGCAGTTTGTTCACGGGTTGCGCGGTGGTGCTGATGCTGTCGAGCCTGGCGATTCCACTGTTGATCGATACGTTGTTGATCTGGCCGCTGTGGGTGCTGTTCGGTGCGAGTGCCGGTGGGTTGTTCACCTTGTCGCTGATTTTGATTGGCGAGCGCTACCGCGACGATGCGCTGGTGCGGGCCAATGCCCATATCGCACAGTTGTGGGGCATTGGTTGCCTGGTCGGACCGTTAGCGGCCGGGGCGGGTAGCCAGTGGATCAGCGGGCATGCGTTGCCGTTGCTGATGGCGGTGGGGGCGTTGGGGTTGGTGGTTTTGCTGATGCGTCAGGGGGCGTTTGGCGCGGTGGCCGAGCCGGCATAGATCAAAAGATCGCAGCCTTCGGCAGCGATCTTGGCGATGTGAGCTACAACATCCGCTCCAGGCCGACGGTGGTGCTGAACCACGCATTAAACCGGCGCCACAGGCTGCCCGGCTCTTTCGTCAGGGTATGCAACTTGCCATCGTCCTCGGTTACCCAGACGACCTTGCCAGCTTCCAGTTTCGCCTCATAACTCAGTGGCGGCGCCATGCCTTGCAGGGCCAATTCACGTACATGCGCGGCCAGTTCCGGGCTGTCGACCAGCACGCCGACTTCGGTGTTCCACAGCACCGAACGCGGGTCGAAGTTGAATGAGCCGATAAACGATTTCTGCTGATCAAAGATCATCGCCTTGCTGTGCAAGCTCGAATCCGAGCCCTGATAAGCCGAACGCCGGAACAGATGCGGCCCGCTACCGCCACCCTCACCGGGCTGGCGGCGCAATTCGAACAGCTTCACGCCATGCTCCAGCAACGCCTTGCGATACGGCGCATAGCCACCGTGCACCGCCGGTACATCGGTGGCTTCCAGTGAGTTGGTCAGCAAGCTCACCGTCACGCCGGCATCGGCGCGTCCGGTCAGGTACACCAGGCCGGGTTGACCGGGCACAAAGTAGGCTGAAATCATGATCAGCTCTTTGCTCACGCCCCTCAACTCCGGCGCCAATTGCGTGGTCAGCAGCAATTGCGGGTCAGGCTCGCCCTTGGCCAGCACCTTGCTCGGCGCGTCCCACAATGCCTGGTTCCAGGCCCAGATCAGCTCTCGGCGCCAGATGTCCAGGCGCGGGTGCTTGTCGTAGATCATTAGCTGTTGATACAGCGCGTGGTTTTGTTTGCGGGTTTCTTCCAGGGATTCTTCCAGGCGCGTGCGGGTGTTTTGCAGGTCCTTGGCCGTCGGTTTGCTGGAGAGGAATTCGTCGATCGGCTTGCTCAGGGCGCTGTTCCAGTACTGGTCGAAACTGTGCCCGAGCTGCTCGGCGACCGGCCCGACACTGAGCATGTCGATGTCGGTGAAATTCAGGTTGGGCTCGGCATCGAAATACTCATCGCCCAGATTGCGCCCGCCGACGATGGCCACGCTGTTATCCGCCAGCCACAGCTTGTTGTGCATGCGCCGGTGTTGCAGCGACAGGTCGAACAAGCGGCCCATGGTCCGCGTTACGCCAGTGCTGCGACCCAGATGTAGCGGGTTGAACAGTCGTATCTGAATCTGCGGATGCGCGGCCAGCGTCGCAATGATCTGGTCCAGGCCATCGCTGGTGGTGTCATCGAGCAGGATCCGCACCCGCACGCCACGATCGGCAGCCTTGAGCAGTTCCTCGACCAGCATGCGCGTGCTGATGCCGTCGTGGACGATGTAGTACTGCAAGTCGAGGCTGGTTTGTGCGTTGCGGATCAGCTCGGCCCGGGCCATGAAGGCTTCGGTACTGTTGGAGAGCAGGCGAAATCCCGATTGCCCTTCGTGTGGCGCGGCTTGGGCCTGGATTGAGCGACCGAACGCCGAATTGGCCGCAGGCAATGCCTGGCTGGGCTCGCGGGAGGCGTCGAGGCTCGCACAGCCATTAAGCAGCAAGGCGAGCAACAGCGCGAAGGGCAGGGCCGGACTGACTCTCAAATCGGATCGTCTCAGGTGATTGCAAAGGCCGAAGTATGGCACGTCATTGTGATTCATCACTTTTGCAGGAGGTAAAGGTTTCTGGTTGTCAGATAGTTCTCCGCGAGCTTTCAGAAATTACAGATCCCGCAGATAAAGCCACTTCTATTTGCCTCCTTTTCCTACATAAAAGTCCTACAAAAACAGGAATGATCGCCGGGCATTTGGTGCAGCAAGAGGCAGCAGGGTTTTTCTTGAACGCTCTTGGGCTCCAATGTTTCCAGCTATTTCACAGGTAAGTGATGATGAAAAAAACTAAATTGGTAGGTGCATTAGTCGTCGCATTGGTGCCTTTTGCGGTTCAAGCAGCCAGTGTAGATCTGACGGTCTCCGGCACGGTCATCCCGACGTCGTGCATTCCGGCCTTTGCTGGCGGTAGTAACGTCGATCTGGGTCGTATCTTTGCCGCCACCTTGAACCCGACCTCGCAAAACGATTTGCCGCCACGGGATATCACCCTGAAGATCGCTTGCGATGCGCCGGCTGCGGTGGAAATCGCCGTCACCGATAATCGTGGCGCCACCAAGGTGCCGGGCCTGACGTTCAATGGTCGCACCAATAACGATCTTTACTACGGTCTGGGCAGTACCCAGGGTGTTGGTATCGGTGGATTCGGTCTATTGACCGGTCAACCATTGACCGATGGCAACCCACAGATGTTCCTGGTGCGTTCGCCGGATAATCCGGTATGGCGCGTTCCAGTCAGCGGGTTGGTGTCCAATGCGCCAATCTCCTATTCCTGGGGGCCGAGTGCTGCAACCGGTCCGGCCGCTGCCCGTCTGCACACATTCCCGATGAAAGTGGCGGCGGCCATTCGCGCCACTTCCGAACTGCCACCGACCACCGACGAGTTCCAGCTCGATGGTTCGGTCACGTTTGACGTGTATTACCTCTGAGCCGACGCAACCACTGCGTCACTGTGCTCTGAACCTGCCTGATTGACGGGGTTCGCCTGGCGCGAACCTGGGCGGTGGCTTGCCTGAAAAACGGTCACTGGCAGGATGCCATTGCATTACCGGGCCTCGACTGGCGCTGTGTTTACAGGGTCGGTCGATGTCTTTTGGAGACTTTCATGCACCCTCTTAAACCTTTCACAGCGCTCGGCGCTGTCGCGACGTTGTGCCTGTTGTTCACGAATCCGAGTACCCATGCCGCCGGAATGATTCCGGAAACGCCGGTGGTGGTGGTCGATCAGGCGCTGGGCGAGGCAACCCTGAACGTCAGGAACTCCGACGATCAACCCGCGTTGCTGTACAGCTCAATCGAGCATATCGCCGAGGATGACGAGCCTCTGTTGTTGCTGAATCCGCCAGTGGCGCGAGTGGAACCGGGTCAGAGCCAGCAAGTGCGATTCATCCTGCGTAGCGCCAAACCCCTGGAAACCGAACGGCTCAAGCGTGTGGTGCTGGAAGGTATCAAGCCTCGGCAGAGCACGAGCGATGCGCATGTCAGCCTGGGGATCCGGCAGAACATCCCGGTCATCCTGCGTCCGGCCAATCTTGCGGTGGAGCGCATGCCCTGGAAGCGGTTGGTCTGGGCGGGCGCCGGCACTCATCTACAGGTCAGCAATCCCAGCCCCTATGTGGTTCGGCTGGCCAGGTCGGTGAACCTGATTCCCGGTGGTGCGACGCTGGATTTGGGTCGCACCTATATCTTGCCGGGCGAGGTGCTGAGCCTCGGGGCACCGTCAATCCTGGGCACGCATGTACGGCTGTTTCCCGCGACGACCTATGGGTTTGCCGTTGGCAGCTACGATGCGCCGCTGAGTTTGCGTGAGTGAGCCGTGGCGGCGGCTGGTATCTGGCCGGTGGTTTCATTCTGGTCACGGTGTCGATGGAAAAAGCCTGGGGAGAGGCGCTCACCGAGTTCGATCAGTCGGTGCTCAAGGCGCGCGGCATTGATCCGAAAGTCGCTGAGCACTTTGGTCGCGCGCCACGCTTTTCGGCAGGACGCAGTCGAGTGGCGCTGCAGGTCAATGGCGCACCTTCGGGGCATGTTGTGGCGACCTTCGATGAAGAGGGGCAGTTGTGCTTCGATTCGAATCTGCTAGATCAGGCCCGGATTGCCGCGCCATCGGGTTTGCCCTTGAGCGCTGACAGCACGCAGTGTTTACGGGCTATCGATGGTCTGGCGGGTGTGCAGGTTCAGCTCGATCCGGGCAAGCAGCAAGTGCAGTTACGGGTGCCAACCGAGTGGCTGCTCCCGTCAGCGCCTCATCCGCGAACCTGGGCCACGGGCGGTACGGCCGGGTTGTTCAACTACGACGCGCTAATGCTCACAAGTTCCGCCGCCGGGCAATCCAGCCAATTCCGCAACCTGGGTACCGAGTTGGGTTTCAACGCAGGCGATTGGGTGGTGCGCAGCCGGCAAAACTACACCTCGTTTCAGGGTGTGGAGCGTTTCGAGACGCTGTACACCCAGGCTTCGCGGACCTGGGAACGCTTTCAGGCCAACGTGCAGTTGGGTCAGCTCAACATGCGTTCATCGCTGTTTGCCGGAGAGGCGTTCACCGGTCTGCAGATCCTTCCGGAAACGGCCCTCGCGTCTCGGACCGGCGAAAGCCTCGGCGCCGGGACGCAGGTGCAAGGACTGGCCTATTCACCGGCACGGGTCGAAGTGCGCCAGAGTGGCGTAGTGATCTACACCACCCTCGTCCCCAGCGGGCCATTTGTCCTGCGCGACTTGCCGTTGCTCAGCAATCGCCTGGACCTTGAGGTCAGCGTGTTCGAGGAGAGCGGCGAGCAACGCGACTTTCGCGTGCCGGCGGCGAACGTGCGCCCCGTCAGCGTCGGGGCATTGCCCGGTTATGGGATTGCGGCAGGCAAGGTTCGACGTTTCGCCGGAGATGAGCGCGATGCGCCGTCATTTTTGGCCGTGAGCAAGGACTGGCAGTGGGGGCCTGCGACTCAGTTAAGTGGTGGATTGATGGGCGCGAGCCAATATCAATCCCTGGGCTGGGGTGTACAGCAGGCGCTGACGCGAAGCTCGCTGGTGAGCGTTCAACAGTTGAGTTCGCGCACTCCGCAAATCGGCCAGGGCCAGGAATGGCAGGCCACGTTAAGCGCGGCATTGAGCTCCAACTTGTCCGCCAGTTTGACGGCGGGCCAGCGTAGCCAAGGCTTTCGACACTTGGCCGACACCGGACTGGCGTCGTTTGCCGACGACATCGATAGCCGCTCCGAGCGCCAATGGGGGGCATCGTTGAGGCATTCCGACTCGCGATGGGGGGCGTTTTCCGGAGCATTGACCCGGTACGCGGTGGGCGGTGGGCAGGATCGTTCGCGTGTCAGCGCCTCGTGGTCACGGGCGTTCACGGGTGCGAATCTGTCGTTGAGTGTGCAGCGCGACAGCGGCGACGATGCCCGTGGTACGGGCCTCTATGCCAGTCTCAGCGTGCCCCTTGGGCGCAACCGAAGCCTCAATACCTACGGGCGCCATGATGAGCGAAGCGGGCTGCGAACCGGTGCCCGTTACTCAGAACAGGTCAACGATACCTTGGGCTACAGCCTCGGCGCAGACCGCTCTGACAATGGTCGGACCGACTTCAACGCACGCCTTAATGCCTTGCCCCGTTACACCAGCGTTGATCTTGGTTATTCGCGCAGTGGCGTCGGCACCAGCAGTTATGACCTCACGCTCCGCGGCGGCCTGGCGATCCACGAAGAAGGGCTGACGCCGTCACCCTATCCGCTGCGTGACACTTTCGGCCTGCTCAAGGTCGGCGAGGCCGCCGGGGTCAAGGTCAGCACGCCGCAAGGCCCGGTATGGACGGATGGCGGCGGGCGGGCAGTGGCGGCGAGTCTGCCGGCTTACCAGACCAGTCGTATTGAAATCGACACCGTCAGCCTGCCGCGTCACCTCGACGTGCTCAATGGCTATCAAGAGGTCGAGGCCGGGCGTGGCGCAGTACCGCGACTGGATTTCAGCGTGGGCTCGGTACGCCGGTTGATGCTCCACGTACGCACAGCCGAGGGTGACTGGGTACCCAAAGGCGCATCGGTATATGGCAGCCAGGGCGAGTACCTGACCAGCGTGGTGGACGCCGGTCTGGTGTACCTGGCCGATGTGCCCGATGAAGTTCGACTGCAAGTGATGCTGCCTGATGACCAGCCCTGCCATTTGCAAGTCGACCCTTCCGGGCTCCCCGAATCGTCCATGCCTTACTCTACCGTCGAGGTGGTTTGCCGGGCGGGTTAGCCATCACTTGGCGTGTCCGCCAACAGTTTGATCGCCGCAGCGCCGACCTTGCGCACGGCATCCTCGATCTGCGGCGTCGGCTTGGCGGCATAGTTCATGCGCAAGCAATTGCGGTACTTGCCCGAGGCCGAAAAGATGCTGCCGACGGCAATCTGTACGCCTTGGTCGTGCAACGCACGATTCAGTTTCAAGGTATCGAAGCCTTCCGGCAGTTCGACCCACAGCATGAAACTGCCCTGTGGACGACTGGCCCGGGTGCCGGCGGGGAAGTAGCGTGTGACCCAATCGATCATCATGTCGCGATTGCGCTGGTATTGGCTGCGCATCCGCCGCAAATGCGGCTCGAAGTGCCCGCCCTTGAGGAAATCGGCGATAGCGATCTGCGCTTGCGGTGCGGTGGAGCCGGTGCTGATGTATTTCATGTGCAGCACCCGTTCCAGATAGCGCCCCGGTGCGACCCAACCGATACGCAGCCCCGGCGCCAGGGT contains:
- a CDS encoding fimbria/pilus outer membrane usher protein, with amino-acid sequence MSRGGGWYLAGGFILVTVSMEKAWGEALTEFDQSVLKARGIDPKVAEHFGRAPRFSAGRSRVALQVNGAPSGHVVATFDEEGQLCFDSNLLDQARIAAPSGLPLSADSTQCLRAIDGLAGVQVQLDPGKQQVQLRVPTEWLLPSAPHPRTWATGGTAGLFNYDALMLTSSAAGQSSQFRNLGTELGFNAGDWVVRSRQNYTSFQGVERFETLYTQASRTWERFQANVQLGQLNMRSSLFAGEAFTGLQILPETALASRTGESLGAGTQVQGLAYSPARVEVRQSGVVIYTTLVPSGPFVLRDLPLLSNRLDLEVSVFEESGEQRDFRVPAANVRPVSVGALPGYGIAAGKVRRFAGDERDAPSFLAVSKDWQWGPATQLSGGLMGASQYQSLGWGVQQALTRSSLVSVQQLSSRTPQIGQGQEWQATLSAALSSNLSASLTAGQRSQGFRHLADTGLASFADDIDSRSERQWGASLRHSDSRWGAFSGALTRYAVGGGQDRSRVSASWSRAFTGANLSLSVQRDSGDDARGTGLYASLSVPLGRNRSLNTYGRHDERSGLRTGARYSEQVNDTLGYSLGADRSDNGRTDFNARLNALPRYTSVDLGYSRSGVGTSSYDLTLRGGLAIHEEGLTPSPYPLRDTFGLLKVGEAAGVKVSTPQGPVWTDGGGRAVAASLPAYQTSRIEIDTVSLPRHLDVLNGYQEVEAGRGAVPRLDFSVGSVRRLMLHVRTAEGDWVPKGASVYGSQGEYLTSVVDAGLVYLADVPDEVRLQVMLPDDQPCHLQVDPSGLPESSMPYSTVEVVCRAG